From Verrucomicrobiota bacterium, one genomic window encodes:
- a CDS encoding sulfatase-like hydrolase/transferase — protein sequence MKETALNMNKRPNVILFIADGMQSSTVTAGSACLTPNFDRLASRGVRFGRAYCSTPTCSPSRASLMTGLLPHNHGVLEVEHGRDADQCLLRTDKLHFAQRLIESGYSTAYFGKWHVERTNRLEDFGWQVNRVKSDEHVKFMGVGDDGGLPVDPELSRWIEGPVAGYNRVLHYGVTDVPPEKRFAHRTVDEALNFLSDKYDASDGNPWCACVSFSEPNEALVVSRETFEKYDVDATLLPENLHDDYSGKPNLYKREGAISKEVSDDEWRMALTCYYGRITEVDAQLGRLLDWVTNTGQAENTVVIATADHGRYVGSHGFDAHNFGAFEEIYRVPMIIAGPGIAAGFDSGALVSLADLCPTILEMAGAQVIENLDFRSFASVLRKPTEKEEAFNSAYGEYHGTRFPLCQRVLWEGDWKFVFNGFDFDELYNLKNDPTEMDNLAAQPEHKDRVESMMAGVWKRAKESGDRAIVETHYYSMRFGAVGPNALS from the coding sequence GTGAAAGAAACAGCGTTGAACATGAATAAGCGGCCAAATGTAATACTTTTTATTGCCGATGGTATGCAGTCGTCGACAGTGACAGCAGGCAGCGCATGTTTGACACCTAACTTTGATCGACTGGCGAGCCGCGGGGTTCGATTCGGGCGAGCCTATTGTTCGACACCGACCTGTTCGCCATCGAGGGCCAGTTTGATGACGGGACTCCTTCCTCACAATCACGGAGTGCTGGAGGTTGAGCACGGTCGGGACGCGGATCAGTGTCTATTACGTACAGACAAACTGCATTTTGCGCAGCGCTTGATTGAGAGCGGTTACTCGACAGCTTACTTTGGCAAATGGCACGTAGAACGAACAAACCGGCTGGAGGATTTCGGCTGGCAAGTGAACCGGGTCAAGAGCGATGAGCATGTGAAATTTATGGGAGTTGGTGACGACGGCGGCTTGCCGGTGGATCCCGAACTGTCCCGCTGGATTGAAGGACCGGTTGCCGGTTATAATCGAGTGCTTCACTACGGCGTTACTGACGTGCCACCTGAAAAACGCTTTGCGCACCGGACTGTCGATGAGGCACTGAATTTTCTTTCCGATAAATACGACGCAAGTGATGGCAACCCCTGGTGCGCGTGTGTGAGCTTTTCCGAACCAAACGAAGCGCTGGTAGTGAGCCGCGAGACCTTTGAGAAGTACGACGTGGATGCGACCCTCCTTCCGGAGAATCTACATGACGACTATTCAGGAAAGCCCAACCTCTACAAACGCGAAGGGGCAATCAGCAAGGAAGTGAGTGACGATGAGTGGCGCATGGCGCTGACCTGTTACTACGGAAGGATTACAGAAGTCGACGCCCAATTGGGTAGACTGCTGGATTGGGTGACGAACACGGGTCAGGCAGAGAATACCGTAGTTATCGCAACGGCGGATCACGGACGTTATGTAGGTAGTCACGGTTTTGACGCGCACAACTTTGGCGCTTTCGAAGAAATTTACCGTGTGCCGATGATCATAGCCGGACCAGGTATCGCTGCTGGGTTCGACTCCGGAGCGCTCGTTAGCCTAGCTGATTTATGTCCTACCATATTGGAGATGGCCGGGGCACAGGTCATTGAGAATTTGGACTTTCGATCTTTCGCCAGTGTCTTGCGAAAGCCTACGGAAAAGGAAGAGGCATTTAATTCTGCCTACGGCGAGTACCACGGCACTCGCTTTCCATTGTGTCAGCGTGTATTGTGGGAAGGTGACTGGAAGTTTGTCTTCAACGGTTTTGATTTTGATGAGTTGTATAATCTCAAAAATGATCCGACGGAGATGGACAACCTGGCTGCTCAACCCGAGCACAAGGACCGCGTTGAGAGCATGATGGCCGGAGTCTGGAAGCGAGCCAAAGAAAGTGGAGATCGCGCCATTGTGGAGACGCACTATTATTCAATGCGGTTTGGGGCAGTGGGGCCCAACGCACTCAGCTAA
- a CDS encoding sodium:solute symporter family protein, which produces MFGLHIVDIAAIALYFLGITSLGIWSAKGVKSLSEFVMPRKFGKLMMMMHSFGTGTHSDQAVSVASKTFTSGLSGIWYQWMWLFATPFYWLIAPMMRRFRAMTTADVFEARYDQSVSVLFVLVGLTKFMMVIGMMLKGSGVIIEASSGGELPEDWMILIMTVMFVTYGLAGGLSAAIVTDFVQGLLTILFSFILLPVVLNAVGGLSGLRTALPEVTGRDDMLSLVAPGEIGVFFILVIATNSLLGVVVQPHNMGTCAAGKSEIEGAVGFMGGNMIKRFCTVAWCLTGLAAIVYYKGDVGHPDQVYGMMAREFLPIGMLGVFIAALLATVMGSCDSFMIAASGLFTRNIYQHWKPEKSQTHYLWVARVSALIVVAGGVLLAYTAEGVVKMLEQMWKVDAMMAMAFWLGVFWRRTTVAGAWAATLSALLVWTITSQGWFGHWLGGFNWAVESGFIRESIQNGMTVRTLWLPWQMLAYISAGFAAGIIVSLFSKPVAAEKLERFYNLLRTPVSPNEILTEPCHLPEDAKPGDRNVFFPHSSFEIPRPTWRSMSGFFIAWLMVVGIIGGVWLWVAN; this is translated from the coding sequence ATGTTTGGTCTTCACATCGTGGATATCGCAGCAATTGCGCTTTATTTCCTGGGCATCACTTCCCTCGGAATATGGTCAGCCAAGGGAGTTAAATCACTATCGGAATTTGTGATGCCCAGGAAGTTCGGCAAACTCATGATGATGATGCACAGCTTCGGCACCGGCACTCATTCGGATCAGGCGGTGAGCGTGGCATCAAAGACTTTCACTAGTGGATTGTCGGGCATCTGGTATCAATGGATGTGGTTGTTCGCCACTCCGTTTTACTGGCTGATTGCGCCGATGATGCGCCGCTTCCGAGCGATGACTACGGCGGATGTGTTTGAAGCGCGGTATGACCAGTCTGTTTCGGTGTTGTTCGTGCTGGTCGGCTTAACGAAATTCATGATGGTGATCGGCATGATGCTGAAAGGCTCGGGAGTGATTATCGAAGCAAGTTCCGGCGGCGAGCTGCCGGAGGATTGGATGATTCTGATCATGACAGTGATGTTCGTAACCTACGGCTTGGCGGGAGGCTTGAGCGCAGCGATCGTAACGGATTTTGTGCAAGGTCTTTTAACGATTTTGTTTTCGTTCATTTTGTTGCCTGTGGTGCTCAATGCAGTAGGCGGCTTGTCCGGTCTGAGAACTGCGCTGCCGGAAGTAACGGGCCGGGACGACATGCTCTCATTGGTAGCACCGGGCGAAATCGGCGTATTTTTCATCCTGGTGATCGCGACAAACAGTCTGCTTGGCGTGGTCGTGCAACCACACAACATGGGAACTTGCGCCGCCGGGAAATCGGAGATTGAAGGAGCCGTTGGGTTCATGGGGGGCAACATGATCAAACGGTTTTGCACGGTGGCGTGGTGCCTGACCGGGTTGGCTGCGATTGTTTATTATAAAGGGGATGTCGGGCATCCGGATCAGGTCTACGGAATGATGGCACGTGAGTTTTTGCCGATTGGAATGCTGGGAGTGTTTATCGCGGCTTTGCTGGCAACGGTTATGGGATCGTGCGACTCGTTTATGATCGCCGCCTCCGGATTGTTTACACGAAACATTTATCAACACTGGAAGCCGGAGAAATCTCAGACCCATTACCTTTGGGTGGCCCGTGTTTCAGCTCTGATCGTAGTAGCCGGCGGCGTCCTTTTGGCATACACCGCCGAAGGTGTTGTTAAAATGCTCGAGCAGATGTGGAAAGTAGATGCCATGATGGCAATGGCCTTCTGGCTGGGCGTGTTCTGGAGAAGAACGACGGTGGCTGGAGCCTGGGCGGCTACGTTGTCCGCGCTGCTGGTCTGGACGATTACGAGTCAAGGGTGGTTCGGACATTGGCTGGGCGGCTTTAACTGGGCGGTCGAAAGCGGGTTTATCAGAGAAAGCATACAAAACGGTATGACGGTGCGGACGCTCTGGTTGCCTTGGCAGATGCTGGCTTATATTTCAGCCGGCTTTGCTGCAGGGATTATCGTGAGCCTGTTTTCCAAACCGGTGGCAGCGGAAAAACTGGAACGGTTTTATAATCTGCTGCGCACGCCTGTATCGCCTAACGAAATCCTTACCGAGCCTTGCCACCTGCCCGAGGACGCGAAGCCCGGGGACCGTAACGTATTTTTTCCACATAGTAGTTTTGAGATTCCGCGGCCAACCTGGCGTTCGATGAGCGGTTTTTTCATCGCGTGGCTGATGGTGGTAGGCATTATCGGCGGCGTTTGGCTATGGGTGGCAAATTAA
- a CDS encoding DUF1501 domain-containing protein: MKHFTKQARPLLDRRKFLSGAVQGLAGIALTTLLAEERARAASPIIDPTQPFASRNPHFKPKAKNVIVVFCSGALSHIDTFDFKPELIRHHGKPLPGNEKLVSFQGPNGNLTQPLWKFRPRGQSGKMVSDLVPHIGDMADELCFIHSLTNTSNTHGPAENLMNTGFTFDGFPSMGAWVNFALGTENQDLPAFVAIEDPRGNPQSGPNNWASGFLPPAFQGTPFSSTKPIRYLNRPTTISSASDEATRKAIGFLDEQNALNYPGDSELAARISSYELAARMQLSVPEAVDLKSEPEYIRKLYGADSSNQLKADFANNCILARRLIERGVRFVQLFNGAYASGGELNWDGHSELKDQYDVHGEILDQPVAGLLKDLKQRGLLQDTLVVFATEFGRMPMFQMGTYGRDHNPYGFTCWMAGAGVKPGVSYGATDEFGFKATENICTPHDFHATILHLLGLDHEKLTFYHNGIERRLTNVHGHVIRDILS; encoded by the coding sequence CTGAAGAGCGCGCCCGTGCGGCTTCGCCGATCATAGACCCAACACAGCCCTTCGCCTCCCGCAATCCGCATTTCAAGCCCAAGGCGAAGAACGTGATTGTCGTCTTTTGCTCCGGTGCGCTGAGCCATATCGATACTTTCGATTTCAAGCCTGAGCTTATTCGCCACCACGGTAAGCCCCTGCCAGGTAACGAAAAACTCGTATCCTTCCAGGGGCCGAATGGAAACCTTACTCAGCCGCTTTGGAAATTTCGCCCCCGTGGTCAGTCGGGCAAGATGGTTTCCGATCTTGTTCCGCATATCGGCGATATGGCCGACGAGTTGTGTTTCATTCACTCTCTGACAAATACATCGAACACCCACGGCCCTGCGGAAAATCTCATGAACACGGGTTTCACCTTTGACGGGTTCCCAAGCATGGGAGCCTGGGTGAACTTTGCGCTAGGTACTGAAAATCAGGACCTGCCAGCTTTTGTGGCCATTGAGGATCCTCGTGGAAATCCACAGTCCGGTCCCAATAACTGGGCCAGTGGTTTTCTTCCTCCGGCCTTTCAGGGTACGCCCTTCAGCAGCACAAAACCGATTCGTTATCTCAATCGGCCAACCACAATCAGCTCTGCCTCGGACGAAGCGACGCGGAAGGCCATTGGCTTTCTTGACGAGCAAAACGCACTTAACTACCCCGGTGACTCAGAATTGGCTGCCCGGATATCCAGCTACGAACTGGCTGCCCGCATGCAGCTATCCGTTCCCGAAGCGGTGGATCTTAAGTCTGAGCCAGAATACATCCGAAAGCTCTACGGAGCGGACAGTTCCAATCAACTCAAAGCCGACTTCGCCAATAACTGCATTCTCGCTCGTCGCCTAATCGAACGCGGCGTTCGCTTCGTTCAACTTTTCAACGGTGCCTATGCGTCAGGGGGAGAACTGAATTGGGATGGTCATAGTGAGCTCAAGGATCAGTATGACGTGCACGGAGAGATCCTCGATCAACCGGTTGCAGGACTGCTCAAGGACCTGAAGCAACGGGGTCTCCTGCAAGACACCTTGGTCGTCTTTGCGACTGAGTTCGGACGTATGCCAATGTTCCAAATGGGTACCTACGGGCGCGACCACAATCCTTACGGTTTCACGTGTTGGATGGCTGGCGCAGGGGTGAAGCCAGGCGTTTCCTATGGCGCTACCGACGAATTCGGTTTCAAAGCCACAGAAAATATCTGCACCCCTCACGACTTTCACGCGACCATCCTCCATCTCCTCGGTCTGGATCACGAGAAACTTACTTTCTATCACAATGGAATCGAGCGCCGTTTGACCAATGTTCATGGTCATGTGATTCGAGATATACTGTCATGA
- a CDS encoding sulfatase, which produces MRSLIILATLLFLFLSIQAKPLNVLFIAIDDLNDWTGAYGGHPQAKTPNMDQLAERGTLFTNAHCQAPICNPARVSMISGLLPSNTGIYFLQPGLRGASENGDAETMFQYFKQQGYYLTTRGKIFHGQSLQEEKNSFDEIVSATLPVPRPKKQLSSNTNRAWDWGPWFDKDEDTQDFQTALWGANRLKELADEDQPFFMAIGFSNPHVPLYVPQKWFDLYPPETLEMPEVLATDRDQLSEYAKELTWGHVAPKHDWVVGANEWKPLVQSYLACISFVDHCVGTVLDGLEQSGARDNTLIVLWSDHGFHLGEKMHWAKRTLWEESTRVPMMIAGPGLLTDQALSRPVGLIDIYPTLVDLCSLPAKEGLDGVSLRPLLTRPNAVWERPAITTFGPNNHSIRSEHWRYIRYDDGSEELYDHRNDQRERVNLAARPEHRALIRDLGRWIPKHNAAIPPGSSGSGTPLYAEFEKGSNR; this is translated from the coding sequence ATGAGAAGTTTAATCATTCTAGCTACCCTGCTATTTCTTTTTTTATCCATTCAAGCCAAGCCATTGAACGTATTGTTCATTGCCATCGACGATCTGAACGACTGGACCGGTGCCTATGGAGGACACCCTCAGGCTAAGACTCCAAACATGGATCAGCTCGCGGAGCGCGGAACGCTTTTCACCAACGCCCATTGCCAGGCACCAATTTGTAATCCGGCCCGGGTCAGCATGATCTCGGGGCTACTTCCTTCGAACACCGGGATCTATTTTCTGCAACCCGGATTGAGAGGGGCTTCCGAAAATGGCGATGCGGAAACGATGTTTCAGTATTTCAAACAACAGGGCTATTACCTCACAACCCGGGGGAAGATCTTTCATGGGCAATCTCTGCAAGAAGAGAAAAATTCCTTTGACGAAATCGTGTCCGCCACCTTGCCCGTGCCCAGGCCGAAAAAGCAATTGAGCTCGAACACAAATAGAGCCTGGGACTGGGGACCCTGGTTTGATAAAGATGAGGACACGCAGGATTTTCAGACCGCGCTTTGGGGAGCCAATCGATTGAAAGAGCTGGCGGATGAAGATCAGCCTTTCTTTATGGCCATCGGTTTTTCCAATCCGCACGTCCCGCTTTATGTGCCACAGAAATGGTTCGATCTCTATCCTCCTGAAACGCTTGAAATGCCGGAGGTCCTGGCTACTGATCGTGACCAGCTTTCCGAGTATGCCAAAGAACTGACCTGGGGTCACGTCGCACCCAAGCATGACTGGGTTGTGGGAGCCAATGAATGGAAACCACTGGTGCAGTCGTACCTGGCCTGTATTTCTTTTGTCGACCATTGCGTGGGCACAGTGCTGGACGGCCTGGAGCAAAGTGGAGCGCGGGACAACACTCTCATTGTGCTCTGGAGTGATCACGGCTTTCACCTGGGTGAAAAAATGCACTGGGCCAAGCGAACGCTTTGGGAGGAATCAACCCGCGTCCCCATGATGATCGCCGGGCCGGGCCTGCTCACGGACCAAGCGTTATCCAGGCCAGTGGGTCTCATCGACATCTATCCCACCCTGGTGGATCTCTGTTCGCTTCCGGCAAAAGAAGGTCTGGATGGAGTCAGCTTGAGGCCCTTACTAACCAGACCCAATGCTGTCTGGGAGCGTCCAGCCATAACCACGTTTGGACCCAATAACCACAGTATCCGCTCAGAACATTGGCGTTACATTCGCTATGACGATGGCTCGGAGGAATTGTACGATCATCGCAACGACCAGCGCGAACGCGTGAACCTTGCGGCCCGCCCGGAACATCGTGCTCTTATCCGGGACCTCGGCCGATGGATCCCCAAACACAACGCCGCCATACCTCCCGGTAGTAGTGGATCGGGTACGCCACTCTATGCGGAATTCGAAAAAGGTTCGAACCGATGA